In one window of Gossypium hirsutum isolate 1008001.06 chromosome A01, Gossypium_hirsutum_v2.1, whole genome shotgun sequence DNA:
- the LOC107949775 gene encoding protein ABSCISIC ACID-INSENSITIVE 5-like isoform X2 produces MLEKRSRMQVLAADAPSGSGELLIMNDLPVYKRGRNKIQEAIEEAEQKKRKNKIKNRISAAKSRARSQEHTRFPEEKVEQLRNENALLKKLLSLVRDLMFLLGNCSS; encoded by the exons ATGTTGGAGAAGAG GTCTCGAATGCAGGTTTTGGCTGCAGATGCACCATCAGGAAGTGGAGAGTTGCTCATAATGAATGATTTACCTGTTTACAAGAGAGGGAGGAACAAAATACAAGAAGCCATTGAAGAGGCTGAGCAAAAGAAGAggaagaataagattaaaaacagAATTTCAGCTGCAAAATCTCGAGCCAGGTCTCAG GAGCATACAAGATTTCCGGAAGAAAAAGTGGAGCAATTAAGAAATGAGAATGCACTTTTAAAGAAATTACTTTCCCTGGTGAGAGACCTCATGTTTCTTCTTGGAAA CTGCAGCAGCTGA
- the LOC107949775 gene encoding protein ABSCISIC ACID-INSENSITIVE 5-like isoform X1, which translates to MLEKRSRMQVLAADAPSGSGELLIMNDLPVYKRGRNKIQEAIEEAEQKKRKNKIKNRISAAKSRARSQEHTRFPEEKVEQLRNENALLKKLLSLEAAAAERLLEKRQRLKLKS; encoded by the exons ATGTTGGAGAAGAG GTCTCGAATGCAGGTTTTGGCTGCAGATGCACCATCAGGAAGTGGAGAGTTGCTCATAATGAATGATTTACCTGTTTACAAGAGAGGGAGGAACAAAATACAAGAAGCCATTGAAGAGGCTGAGCAAAAGAAGAggaagaataagattaaaaacagAATTTCAGCTGCAAAATCTCGAGCCAGGTCTCAG GAGCATACAAGATTTCCGGAAGAAAAAGTGGAGCAATTAAGAAATGAGAATGCACTTTTAAAGAAATTACTTTCCCTG GAAGCTGCAGCAGCTGAGAGACTCCTAGAG